From Crassaminicella indica, one genomic window encodes:
- a CDS encoding UDP-glucose dehydrogenase family protein yields MKIGVVGGLGHIGLIQAVCLAKIGYKTIAYDIDKMKIEGILKGKMPFYEEGLAELIMETINKNLLKFTSNIKDLKRADIIFICVGTPSFPNGEADLSQVYSAVEQVAENRDSHCIVVIKSTVSVGTCRKLTDNLKNKGLSERITIVSNPEFLKEGSGIKDFWNPTRIIVGSEIEQIGKEVSKLYQPQGVPVLLTSWENAEMIKLVSNAFLATKISFINEISFLSEKAGADIRIISKGIGLDPRINPHFLEAGVGFSGPCLEKDLKSLIYQFQKKQEKASILESVLQVNERQRQRIIEKLEEQLGTLKGKKIGVLGMAFKENTDDVRRSHSLEIVKNIIAQGGIVTVTDPCVKKPEDGGISKEELSNVEWVESPLEAAKGKDAILILTAWEEYKKLDIDKVKEAMINPLIIDGRNLFEVEDMKAKNIHYIGVGI; encoded by the coding sequence TTGAAGATCGGAGTAGTTGGAGGTCTTGGACATATTGGGCTTATTCAAGCTGTATGTTTGGCTAAAATTGGATACAAAACTATTGCTTATGATATAGATAAGATGAAGATAGAAGGTATATTAAAGGGGAAAATGCCTTTTTATGAAGAAGGCTTAGCAGAATTGATAATGGAAACTATAAATAAAAATTTACTTAAGTTTACTTCTAATATAAAAGATCTAAAGAGAGCAGATATTATTTTTATATGCGTAGGAACACCTTCTTTTCCAAATGGTGAGGCGGATTTATCTCAGGTATATTCAGCAGTAGAACAAGTGGCTGAAAATAGAGATAGTCATTGTATTGTGGTAATAAAAAGTACAGTTTCTGTAGGAACATGTCGTAAATTAACTGATAATTTAAAGAATAAAGGACTTTCAGAGAGGATTACGATTGTTTCAAATCCTGAATTTTTAAAGGAAGGTTCTGGTATAAAAGATTTTTGGAATCCAACAAGGATTATTGTGGGGAGTGAGATAGAGCAAATTGGTAAAGAAGTTTCAAAATTATATCAACCACAAGGAGTTCCAGTACTTTTGACTAGTTGGGAAAATGCTGAAATGATTAAGCTTGTAAGTAATGCTTTTTTAGCTACTAAAATTTCTTTTATTAATGAAATATCATTTTTATCTGAAAAAGCAGGAGCAGATATTAGAATTATCAGTAAGGGTATTGGGCTAGATCCAAGAATAAATCCTCATTTTTTAGAAGCAGGGGTGGGTTTTAGTGGTCCATGTCTTGAAAAAGATTTGAAATCTTTGATATATCAATTTCAAAAAAAACAAGAAAAAGCTAGTATATTAGAGTCAGTTTTACAAGTAAATGAAAGACAACGGCAAAGAATAATAGAAAAATTGGAAGAACAATTAGGAACTCTAAAAGGCAAAAAAATAGGTGTTTTAGGTATGGCTTTTAAGGAAAATACAGATGATGTGAGACGATCTCATAGCTTAGAAATTGTGAAAAATATTATAGCTCAGGGGGGAATTGTAACTGTTACTGATCCTTGTGTAAAAAAGCCTGAAGATGGTGGAATTTCTAAAGAAGAATTGTCAAATGTTGAGTGGGTAGAATCACCATTAGAAGCCGCAAAGGGTAAAGATGCTATTCTCATATTGACAGCATGGGAAGAATATAAAAAATTAGATATTGATAAGGTAAAAGAAGCTATGATAAATCCACTTATTATTGATGGTAGAAATTTATTTGAGGTAGAGGATATGAAAGCAAAAAATATTCATTATATAGGGGTGGGAATATGA
- a CDS encoding NAD-dependent epimerase/dehydratase family protein has translation MKCLVTGAAGFVGSHLCTTLLEQGNEVWGLDDLSTGKKENLDHLNENACFHFKVGCISNENLLSELIKKVDIIYHLAAIVGVKRYVEDPVKVINVNVCYTSKLLEIAWKLGKKVVFTSTSEIYGKSEDIPFKVEGNRVYGPSTTNRWCYAVSKTADEHLCLGYAKRGLPIVILRYFNAYGPRADTSPYGGVITRFIYQALMGKPLTVHADGSQTRCFTYIDDIIKGTIEAGKRSEAEGKIFNLGNHREISILNLAHNILEISEIKGKIIFQPYEEFYGLSYEDIPRRSPDLSIAEQILDYFPIITLEEGLKKTLNWYKKRLCNQYSI, from the coding sequence ATGAAATGTTTAGTTACAGGTGCAGCTGGTTTTGTTGGTTCTCATCTTTGTACGACTTTACTAGAACAGGGAAATGAAGTATGGGGATTAGATGACTTGAGTACAGGAAAAAAGGAGAATTTAGATCATCTTAACGAAAATGCTTGCTTTCATTTTAAAGTAGGCTGTATATCTAATGAGAATTTATTATCTGAGCTTATTAAAAAAGTTGATATAATTTATCATTTAGCTGCTATTGTGGGGGTAAAGCGATATGTGGAAGATCCAGTAAAAGTAATAAATGTAAATGTATGCTACACATCTAAATTGTTGGAGATAGCATGGAAATTAGGAAAGAAAGTTGTATTTACTTCTACATCTGAAATATATGGTAAAAGTGAAGATATTCCTTTTAAAGTGGAAGGAAACAGAGTTTATGGTCCTTCTACTACGAATCGGTGGTGTTATGCTGTATCAAAAACTGCAGATGAACATCTATGCTTAGGGTATGCTAAACGAGGTCTTCCTATAGTAATTCTTCGCTATTTTAATGCATATGGACCTCGTGCTGATACTTCACCTTATGGTGGTGTTATTACTAGATTTATTTATCAGGCTCTTATGGGTAAACCATTAACTGTACATGCTGATGGAAGCCAAACCCGTTGTTTTACCTATATAGATGATATTATAAAAGGAACAATTGAAGCAGGCAAGCGTTCTGAGGCAGAAGGGAAAATTTTTAATTTAGGGAATCATCGTGAAATATCTATTTTAAATTTAGCGCATAATATTTTGGAAATATCAGAAATTAAAGGAAAGATTATTTTTCAACCTTATGAAGAATTTTATGGACTTAGTTATGAGGATATTCCTAGAAGAAGTCCTGATTTGTCTATAGCAGAGCAAATATTAGATTATTTTCCTATTATAACTCTTGAAGAAGGTCTAAAGAAAACCTTAAATTGGTATAAAAAACGGTTATGTAATCAATATAGTATTTAA
- the ilvN gene encoding acetolactate synthase small subunit encodes MNRVLFAEVNNQPEVLMRILGLLRRREFHIKSISMVEAENPTLAHLMITTKEEVKSIERVMRSMEKIIDVYNVKAVDENMKKELSLYKVM; translated from the coding sequence ATGAATCGTGTTTTGTTTGCAGAGGTGAATAATCAACCAGAGGTATTGATGCGTATTCTTGGTCTTTTGAGAAGAAGAGAATTTCACATAAAGAGTATTAGCATGGTAGAAGCAGAAAATCCGACACTTGCACATTTGATGATTACAACAAAAGAAGAAGTTAAAAGTATTGAAAGAGTTATGCGTTCAATGGAAAAAATCATTGATGTTTATAATGTAAAAGCGGTAGATGAAAATATGAAAAAAGAACTTAGCTTATATAAGGTAATGTAA
- the ilvC gene encoding ketol-acid reductoisomerase, producing MAKMYYEKDAALELFQGKKVSVIGFGSQGHAHALNLKESGVDVVVGLYKGSKSWEKVKESGLEVMTVAEAVNASNVVMMLVPDEKQAKLYKEEVQPYLNEGDALAFAHGFNIHFNQIVPPKNVDVFMVAPKGPGHLVRRVYEEGAGVPALFAVYQDYTGKCRDLALAYAKGIGATRAGVLETTFKEETETDLFGEQAVLCGGVTELIKAGFDTLVEAGYQPEIAYFECLHEMKLIVDLLYEGGFENMRYSVSDTAEYGDYMVGRRIINEETRNEMKKVLKEIQTGNFAKNWITENMANRPVFTAMKKAELEHPIVEVGKNLRAMMSWLKK from the coding sequence ATGGCAAAAATGTATTATGAAAAGGATGCAGCATTAGAATTATTTCAGGGGAAAAAAGTATCAGTTATAGGCTTTGGTAGTCAAGGTCATGCTCATGCACTGAATTTAAAAGAAAGTGGAGTAGATGTAGTTGTTGGTCTTTATAAAGGAAGTAAGTCTTGGGAAAAAGTAAAGGAAAGTGGACTTGAAGTGATGACAGTAGCTGAGGCTGTAAATGCTAGTAATGTAGTAATGATGCTTGTACCTGACGAAAAGCAGGCAAAGCTTTATAAAGAAGAAGTACAGCCTTATCTTAATGAAGGAGATGCATTAGCATTTGCTCATGGATTCAATATACACTTTAATCAAATTGTACCTCCTAAAAATGTAGATGTTTTTATGGTTGCACCAAAAGGGCCTGGACATTTAGTAAGAAGAGTATATGAAGAAGGTGCAGGGGTTCCAGCATTGTTTGCAGTATATCAAGATTATACAGGAAAATGCAGAGATTTAGCATTAGCTTATGCTAAAGGAATAGGAGCAACAAGAGCAGGTGTTTTAGAAACTACCTTTAAAGAAGAAACAGAAACAGATTTATTTGGAGAGCAAGCAGTACTTTGTGGTGGAGTTACAGAGCTTATTAAAGCAGGCTTTGATACATTGGTAGAAGCTGGATACCAACCAGAAATTGCATATTTTGAATGTCTTCATGAAATGAAATTGATTGTTGACTTATTATACGAAGGTGGATTTGAAAACATGCGTTATAGTGTTAGTGATACAGCAGAATATGGAGATTATATGGTTGGTAGAAGAATTATAAATGAAGAAACAAGAAACGAAATGAAAAAGGTATTAAAAGAAATTCAAACAGGAAATTTTGCAAAGAATTGGATTACAGAAAATATGGCCAATAGACCAGTATTTACTGCCATGAAAAAAGCAGAACTTGAGCATCCAATAGTAGAGGTTGGAAAAAATTTAAGAGCAATGATGTCTTGGCTAAAAAAATAA
- the ilvB gene encoding biosynthetic-type acetolactate synthase large subunit, which translates to MKLTGAEIILECLKEQDIDKIFGYPGGAVIPLYDALYDKKDYFEHILTCHEQGASHAADGYARSTGKVGVCFATSGPGATNTVTGIATAYMDSVPLVVITGQVPANLLGKDSFQEVDITGITLPITKHNYFVKDVEKLADIIREAFKIAKSDRPGPVLVDIPKNVFLEKAYYVKKEVLNENIRSCIVENKDIIKAADIINNASKPVIYAGGGIILSEASKELYKLSTKANIPVVNTLMGLGSFPRDHELSLGLVGMHGKREANLAVCGSDLIIAIGARFSDRVIGIAEEFGPKAKVIHIDIDASEIGKNKDVDLWILGDVKKVLSDIVDLLIHRDRNKWLEEIEGFKVKKKLEGFRAENILACAYKVLGDETIVTTEVGQHQMWTAQHFPFKKPRTFISSGGLGTMGYGLGAAIGAQVGNPDKRILHIAGDGSFRMNCNELATVAKYKLPIITLLFNNQTLGMVRQWQKMFCNRRYAETDMTQEVDYIKLVEAYGLRGDRVDNLFDLEEALRHAVKSGKGTVIECILSKDDCVFPMVPPGAPINQMILE; encoded by the coding sequence ATGAAACTTACTGGGGCAGAAATTATACTAGAATGTCTAAAGGAACAAGATATAGATAAAATATTTGGATATCCAGGGGGAGCTGTGATTCCTTTATATGATGCTTTATATGACAAAAAGGATTATTTTGAACATATACTTACTTGTCATGAACAAGGAGCGAGTCATGCAGCCGATGGATATGCAAGAAGCACAGGTAAGGTAGGTGTTTGCTTTGCAACATCAGGCCCTGGAGCTACAAATACAGTAACAGGCATTGCAACTGCATATATGGATAGCGTGCCACTAGTAGTCATAACAGGGCAAGTGCCTGCCAACCTTTTGGGAAAAGATTCATTTCAAGAAGTAGATATTACAGGTATTACATTACCTATTACGAAGCATAATTATTTTGTAAAGGATGTTGAAAAATTAGCAGATATAATCAGGGAGGCCTTTAAAATTGCTAAAAGTGATAGACCAGGACCAGTGCTTGTTGATATTCCTAAAAATGTATTTTTAGAAAAAGCATATTATGTAAAAAAAGAAGTACTTAATGAAAATATTAGATCATGTATTGTTGAAAATAAGGATATAATTAAAGCGGCAGATATTATAAATAATGCATCAAAGCCTGTCATATATGCAGGTGGAGGGATTATTTTATCTGAGGCATCTAAAGAGTTGTATAAATTATCTACTAAGGCAAATATTCCTGTTGTGAATACATTAATGGGACTAGGGAGTTTTCCAAGAGATCATGAGTTATCTTTAGGACTTGTAGGAATGCATGGTAAGAGAGAAGCAAATTTAGCTGTTTGCGGTAGTGATTTAATAATTGCAATTGGTGCTAGATTTAGTGATCGCGTTATCGGAATTGCAGAAGAATTTGGACCAAAGGCGAAGGTTATTCATATAGATATTGATGCATCAGAAATAGGGAAAAACAAAGATGTTGATTTGTGGATTTTAGGGGATGTAAAAAAGGTTTTATCTGATATTGTAGATTTACTTATTCACAGAGATAGAAATAAATGGCTTGAAGAAATTGAAGGCTTTAAAGTAAAGAAAAAACTAGAAGGATTTCGTGCTGAAAATATTTTAGCTTGTGCCTATAAGGTATTGGGAGATGAAACGATTGTTACTACTGAAGTAGGGCAGCATCAGATGTGGACAGCACAGCATTTTCCATTTAAAAAACCAAGAACCTTTATCTCATCTGGTGGATTAGGTACTATGGGTTATGGACTAGGAGCAGCTATTGGTGCACAAGTGGGTAATCCTGATAAAAGGATACTTCATATAGCAGGAGATGGAAGCTTTAGAATGAACTGCAATGAGCTTGCCACAGTAGCAAAATATAAGCTGCCTATAATTACATTGCTTTTTAATAATCAAACATTAGGAATGGTCAGACAGTGGCAGAAAATGTTTTGCAATAGGCGATATGCAGAAACAGATATGACGCAGGAAGTAGATTATATAAAATTGGTAGAAGCTTATGGATTAAGAGGAGATAGAGTGGATAATTTATTTGATCTAGAGGAAGCTTTAAGACATGCTGTGAAATCAGGAAAAGGCACAGTGATTGAATGTATATTGTCAAAGGACGATTGTGTATTTCCTATGGTTCCACCTGGAGCACCTATTAATCAGATGATTTTAGAATAA
- the cimA gene encoding citramalate synthase produces MEKKVKIFDSTLRDGAQGGGVSFSVEDKIKIVKALDQLGVSYVEAGNPGSNFKDLEFFNKIEKINLKNSKLVAFGSTRRKGIKVSNDENVKSLLTANTEVVAIFGKAWDFHVTKIIKTSLEENLKMIKETIRFLKDRGKEVIFDAEHFFDGYKENPEYAFDVLRAAVAGGADSLVLCDTNGGAFPNEVYAATKKVVEAFSVEVGIHCHNDCGMAVANSIMAVEAGAVQVQGTFIGIGERCGNANLSTLIPNIQMKKGLYCIPDKHLKKLTSSARYIAEIINVPLDGSMPYVGNSAFAHKGGMHIDGVNKEAHSFEHMNPELVGNRRRFLMSEVSGKTTILPMLQKLDTRISKNSPKTQEIIDKLKRLEHMGYQFEGAESSFELIIRKHLGKYKPFFELKYYKVIEEEPFNNREGSSSALIKVMVDQKEEITATEGNGPVNALDKALRKALEVFYPSLKAVHLTDYKVRVLNAEDATAAKVRVLIESTDGKEVWSTVGVSTNIIEASMIALIDSIEYKLIKDSES; encoded by the coding sequence ATGGAGAAAAAAGTAAAAATATTTGATTCAACCTTAAGAGATGGAGCTCAAGGTGGAGGCGTTTCCTTTTCTGTGGAAGATAAGATCAAAATAGTAAAAGCTTTAGATCAATTAGGTGTAAGTTATGTTGAAGCTGGTAATCCAGGATCTAATTTTAAGGATTTGGAATTTTTCAATAAGATAGAGAAAATCAATCTTAAAAATTCAAAGCTAGTGGCTTTTGGAAGTACTAGAAGAAAGGGAATTAAGGTTTCAAATGATGAAAATGTGAAATCACTACTTACAGCAAATACAGAGGTAGTAGCTATATTTGGAAAAGCATGGGATTTTCATGTAACAAAGATTATAAAAACTTCTCTAGAAGAAAATTTGAAAATGATAAAAGAGACTATTCGATTTTTGAAGGATAGAGGAAAAGAAGTTATTTTTGATGCAGAACATTTTTTTGATGGTTACAAAGAAAACCCAGAATATGCTTTTGATGTTTTAAGAGCAGCAGTAGCTGGAGGTGCTGATAGTTTAGTATTATGTGATACAAATGGGGGTGCTTTTCCAAACGAGGTGTATGCAGCTACAAAAAAAGTAGTTGAAGCTTTTTCGGTGGAAGTAGGGATTCATTGTCATAATGATTGTGGTATGGCTGTTGCAAATTCTATTATGGCAGTAGAAGCAGGGGCTGTTCAAGTGCAAGGAACCTTTATTGGTATTGGGGAGCGATGTGGTAATGCAAATCTTTCCACATTGATTCCAAATATACAAATGAAGAAAGGTCTTTATTGTATACCTGATAAGCATTTAAAAAAGCTTACATCTAGTGCAAGATATATTGCTGAAATTATAAATGTTCCTTTAGATGGCAGTATGCCTTATGTAGGGAATAGCGCTTTTGCTCATAAGGGTGGAATGCATATTGATGGGGTAAATAAAGAAGCACATTCTTTTGAACATATGAATCCAGAGCTTGTTGGCAATAGAAGAAGATTTCTAATGTCAGAAGTTTCAGGAAAGACTACGATCCTTCCGATGCTTCAAAAGCTTGATACAAGGATTAGTAAAAATTCGCCAAAAACACAAGAAATTATAGATAAGCTAAAAAGACTTGAACATATGGGGTATCAATTTGAAGGAGCAGAAAGTTCATTTGAGCTGATTATTAGAAAGCACTTGGGAAAATACAAACCATTTTTTGAATTAAAATATTACAAAGTTATTGAGGAAGAGCCTTTCAATAATAGAGAAGGAAGTTCTTCTGCATTAATTAAGGTAATGGTAGATCAAAAAGAAGAGATAACTGCTACAGAAGGAAATGGACCTGTAAATGCATTAGATAAAGCATTAAGAAAAGCACTTGAAGTATTTTATCCAAGCTTAAAAGCTGTGCATTTAACAGACTATAAGGTGAGAGTATTAAATGCTGAGGATGCAACAGCAGCAAAGGTAAGAGTGTTGATTGAATCTACTGATGGGAAAGAAGTGTGGAGCACAGTAGGTGTATCTACAAATATTATTGAAGCAAGTATGATTGCACTAATAGATTCTATTGAATATAAGCTTATAAAAGATTCAGAAAGCTAG
- the leuC gene encoding 3-isopropylmalate dehydratase large subunit, whose translation MGMTMTQKILAAHAGLDYVKPGQFIEADLDIVLGNDITTPVAIKEFRKMGAKEVFDKKKVVIVPDHFTPNKDIKAAEQCKMIREFAYEKEIENYFEIGEMGIEHALLPEKGLVVAGDVVIGADSHTCTYGALGAFSTGIGSTDMAAGMARGKCWFKVPSALKFELKGKLQKWVSGKDVILHIIGMIGVDGALYKSMEFMGEGLKYLSMDDRFTMANMAIEAGGKNGIFMVDEKTIAYMKEHSQKEYKVYEPDEDAEYEMTYEIDLSNIRPTVAFPHLPDNTRTIDEVGDVKIDQVVIGSCTNGRIEDLRVTAEILKGRKVAKGVRTIIFPGTQKIYLQAIQEGLAEIFVKAGAAFSTPTCGPCLGGHMGILAKGERAIATTNRNFVGRMGHPESEVYLSSPAVAAASAVVGKIANPENLE comes from the coding sequence ATGGGAATGACTATGACGCAAAAAATATTAGCAGCACATGCAGGACTTGATTATGTAAAACCGGGACAATTTATTGAAGCTGATTTAGATATTGTACTGGGAAATGATATTACAACACCTGTTGCCATAAAAGAATTTAGAAAAATGGGTGCAAAGGAAGTTTTTGATAAAAAGAAAGTAGTGATTGTACCAGATCATTTTACACCCAATAAGGATATTAAAGCAGCAGAGCAATGTAAAATGATTCGTGAATTTGCATATGAAAAGGAAATTGAAAATTATTTTGAAATAGGAGAGATGGGAATTGAGCATGCACTTTTACCAGAAAAAGGATTGGTTGTAGCAGGAGATGTAGTAATAGGAGCTGATTCTCACACGTGTACTTATGGGGCATTAGGAGCTTTTTCAACAGGGATTGGAAGCACAGACATGGCAGCGGGAATGGCAAGAGGAAAATGTTGGTTTAAAGTACCGAGTGCTTTAAAATTTGAATTAAAAGGAAAACTGCAAAAATGGGTAAGTGGAAAAGATGTAATTCTTCATATTATAGGTATGATTGGTGTAGATGGAGCTCTTTACAAATCTATGGAGTTTATGGGAGAGGGATTAAAATATTTATCTATGGATGATCGCTTTACTATGGCAAATATGGCGATAGAAGCAGGAGGAAAAAATGGGATTTTCATGGTAGATGAAAAAACTATAGCATATATGAAAGAGCATAGTCAAAAGGAGTATAAAGTTTATGAACCAGATGAAGATGCAGAGTACGAGATGACTTATGAAATAGATTTAAGTAATATAAGACCAACAGTAGCATTTCCACATTTACCAGATAATACAAGAACTATTGATGAAGTAGGAGATGTAAAGATAGATCAGGTGGTGATTGGTTCTTGTACAAATGGTAGAATAGAAGATTTAAGAGTAACAGCTGAAATTTTAAAGGGTAGAAAGGTTGCTAAAGGGGTTAGAACTATTATATTCCCTGGAACACAAAAAATTTATCTACAGGCTATACAAGAAGGATTAGCTGAAATTTTTGTAAAAGCAGGAGCTGCTTTTAGTACACCAACCTGTGGACCATGTCTTGGAGGTCATATGGGAATCCTTGCAAAGGGAGAGAGGGCAATTGCTACAACGAACCGTAATTTTGTAGGAAGAATGGGACATCCAGAATCAGAAGTTTATCTATCAAGTCCAGCAGTTGCAGCAGCTTCAGCTGTGGTAGGGAAAATTGCAAACCCTGAGAATTTAGAATAG
- the leuD gene encoding 3-isopropylmalate dehydratase small subunit, whose amino-acid sequence MKKRGVAFKYGDNVDTDVIIPARYLNTSDPSELAKHCMEDIDRDFAEKVKKDDVIVANKNFGCGSSREHAPIAIKASGVSCVIAATFARIFYRNAFNIGLPILECEEAVKGIDLGDEVEIDFETGVIFNVTKNETYKAEPFPPFIQEIIAKDGLVNYVSENMID is encoded by the coding sequence ATGAAAAAAAGAGGAGTAGCTTTTAAATATGGTGACAATGTAGATACAGATGTTATTATTCCAGCAAGATATTTGAATACATCAGATCCAAGTGAGCTTGCAAAGCATTGTATGGAGGATATTGATAGGGATTTTGCAGAAAAAGTGAAAAAAGATGATGTTATTGTAGCCAACAAAAATTTTGGCTGCGGTTCTTCTAGAGAGCATGCTCCAATAGCGATTAAGGCTAGTGGCGTATCATGTGTTATTGCAGCTACCTTTGCAAGAATATTTTACCGCAATGCATTCAATATAGGGCTACCAATCCTTGAGTGTGAAGAGGCAGTAAAAGGAATTGATTTAGGAGATGAAGTAGAAATAGATTTTGAAACAGGTGTTATTTTTAATGTAACAAAGAATGAGACTTATAAGGCAGAGCCTTTCCCACCATTTATACAAGAGATTATTGCAAAGGATGGGCTTGTGAATTATGTTAGTGAGAACATGATTGATTAG
- the leuB gene encoding 3-isopropylmalate dehydrogenase, with protein sequence MKYNIAVIPGDGIGPEVVRETILVLEKIGELYRHKFNFTEALAGGCAIDACGEPLPEKTLKVCKSSDAVLLGAVGGEKWDSLPGNKRPEQALLGLRKSLGLYANLRPAILFEQLKDACPLKSEIIGDGLDICVVRELTGGIYFGEKGQKNTNFGKSGYDVEIYSEEEVRRIAKDAFEIAMKRDKKVTSVDKANILESSRLWRRVVKEVAVDYPEVTLNHMYVDNAAMQLIRNPKQFDVIVTTNMFGDILSDEASMITGSIGMLPSASLGGNIGMYEPVHGSAPDIAGKDLANPIATILSAAMMLRYSFDLEKEAYSIEKAVKKVLDQNYRTRDIASEGAEVIGTKEMGRLIREALI encoded by the coding sequence ATGAAATATAATATAGCAGTAATTCCTGGAGATGGAATAGGACCTGAAGTAGTAAGGGAGACTATTTTGGTGCTTGAAAAAATAGGTGAGCTTTATCGACACAAATTTAATTTTACTGAAGCTTTAGCAGGAGGCTGTGCTATTGATGCATGTGGAGAACCCCTTCCAGAAAAAACTTTAAAGGTTTGTAAAAGCAGTGATGCAGTATTACTTGGTGCTGTAGGGGGAGAGAAGTGGGATAGTCTTCCTGGCAATAAAAGACCTGAACAAGCTTTGTTAGGACTTAGAAAATCTTTAGGACTTTATGCAAATCTTCGTCCGGCAATACTCTTTGAGCAATTAAAGGATGCTTGTCCTTTGAAGTCCGAAATTATAGGAGATGGTCTTGATATTTGCGTAGTTCGTGAGCTTACAGGTGGAATTTATTTTGGAGAAAAGGGACAGAAGAATACAAATTTTGGAAAATCAGGCTATGATGTAGAAATATATAGTGAAGAAGAAGTAAGAAGAATTGCAAAGGATGCTTTTGAAATTGCAATGAAGAGAGATAAGAAAGTAACAAGTGTAGATAAAGCAAACATATTAGAAAGCTCTAGACTTTGGAGAAGGGTGGTTAAAGAGGTAGCTGTAGATTATCCTGAAGTAACATTAAATCATATGTATGTAGATAATGCAGCTATGCAGCTTATAAGAAATCCAAAGCAGTTTGATGTTATTGTTACAACAAATATGTTTGGAGATATTTTATCTGATGAAGCAAGTATGATTACAGGTTCTATAGGAATGCTACCGTCTGCAAGCTTAGGAGGCAATATAGGTATGTATGAACCAGTACATGGCTCAGCACCAGATATTGCAGGAAAAGATTTGGCAAATCCTATTGCTACAATTCTTTCTGCGGCTATGATGCTTAGATATTCCTTTGATTTAGAAAAGGAAGCTTATAGTATAGAAAAAGCTGTAAAAAAAGTACTAGATCAAAATTATAGAACAAGGGATATTGCTAGTGAAGGAGCAGAAGTAATTGGTACAAAGGAAATGGGAAGATTGATAAGAGAAGCATTAATTTAA